Proteins encoded in a region of the Novibacillus thermophilus genome:
- the sigE gene encoding RNA polymerase sporulation sigma factor SigE, with protein MFLKWKWFFYLWWYRFLLLTGIKTEEIYYIGGSEALPPPLTRQEEEHLLQKLPSGDAAVRAVLIERNLRLVVYIARKFENTGINIEDLISIGTIGLIKAVNTFDPEKKIKLATYASRCIENEILMYLRRNNKIRTEVSFDEPLNIDLDGNELLLSDVMGTESDTIYRDIEDEVDKKILKKALETLNERERTIMKLRFGLEGGEEMTQKDVADLLGISQSYISRLEKRILKRLRREFNRMV; from the coding sequence GTGTTCTTAAAGTGGAAATGGTTTTTTTATTTGTGGTGGTACCGCTTCTTACTGTTAACGGGAATCAAAACGGAAGAGATTTACTACATTGGCGGCAGTGAAGCGCTGCCCCCTCCTTTAACGAGGCAAGAAGAGGAACATTTACTGCAAAAGCTCCCGTCAGGAGATGCCGCTGTTCGCGCGGTGTTAATTGAGCGCAATTTGCGCCTCGTCGTCTACATTGCTCGCAAGTTTGAAAACACCGGGATTAACATTGAAGACTTGATCTCTATCGGCACGATCGGTTTAATCAAAGCGGTGAACACGTTCGATCCGGAAAAAAAGATCAAGTTGGCGACGTACGCGTCGCGCTGCATTGAAAACGAAATTTTAATGTATTTGCGGCGCAACAACAAAATACGGACCGAAGTCTCTTTCGACGAGCCGCTAAACATCGACTTGGACGGAAATGAGCTACTGTTGTCCGACGTGATGGGAACAGAGAGCGATACGATTTACCGCGACATTGAAGACGAAGTAGACAAAAAAATTTTAAAGAAGGCGTTAGAGACGTTAAACGAACGCGAGCGGACGATCATGAAACTGCGTTTCGGCCTGGAAGGCGGGGAAGAAATGACACAAAAAGACGTCGCCGACCTGCTCGGTATTTCACAATCGTACATCTCGCGTTTAGAAAAACGGATTTTAAAACGGCTGCGCAGAGAATTCAACCGTATGGTGTGA
- the sigG gene encoding RNA polymerase sporulation sigma factor SigG, whose amino-acid sequence MTRNKVEICGVDTSKLPVLKNEEMRELFRKLQSGETWAREKLVNGNLRLVLSVIQRFNNRGEYVDDLFQVGCIGLMKAIDNFDLSQNVKFSTYAVPMIIGEIRRYLRDNNPIRVSRSLRDIAYKALQVRDTLTSQHSREPTVQEIAEQLNVPKEDVVFALDAIQDPVSLFEPIYHDGGDPIYVMDQISDERNKDVQWVEEIALREAMHKLNDREKLILSMRFFDGKTQMEVADEIGISQAQVSRLEKAAIQQMQKNIKTS is encoded by the coding sequence GTGACACGGAACAAAGTTGAGATCTGCGGGGTGGACACGTCCAAACTTCCCGTTTTGAAAAACGAGGAAATGCGGGAGCTTTTCCGCAAATTACAGTCAGGAGAAACATGGGCTCGCGAAAAACTCGTCAACGGAAACCTCCGTTTAGTGTTAAGTGTCATACAGCGATTCAACAACCGGGGCGAATATGTGGACGATCTGTTTCAGGTCGGGTGCATCGGCTTGATGAAAGCGATCGACAACTTTGACCTCAGTCAAAACGTGAAATTTTCTACATACGCCGTTCCGATGATTATTGGGGAGATCCGTCGCTATCTTCGGGACAACAATCCGATTCGGGTCTCGCGCTCTCTTCGGGACATCGCCTACAAAGCCTTGCAAGTGCGGGACACATTGACCAGCCAACATTCGCGGGAACCGACGGTACAGGAAATTGCCGAACAGTTGAATGTCCCGAAAGAAGATGTCGTGTTCGCACTAGATGCCATTCAAGATCCGGTGTCACTGTTTGAGCCGATATACCACGACGGGGGAGATCCCATTTACGTGATGGACCAAATTAGTGACGAACGCAACAAAGATGTGCAGTGGGTAGAAGAAATTGCCCTGAGGGAAGCGATGCACAAGTTGAACGACAGGGAAAAATTGATTTTATCGATGCGATTTTTTGACGGCAAAACGCAGATGGAGGTCGCAGACGAAATCGGCATTTCTCAGGCGCAAGTCTCCCGCCTCGAAAAAGCTGCCATCCAACAAATGCAAAAAAACATTAAGACATCTTAG
- a CDS encoding YlmC/YmxH family sporulation protein, with protein MKISDLQTKDVVNIHDGKKLGHVNDLELDLERGRVEAIVVPASTKVFSLFGGEEYVIPWRNIVKIGSDVILVRLQGIPSNHDVYDPEEKLYQRSVITAKHGHKN; from the coding sequence ATCAAAATTTCAGACTTGCAAACGAAAGACGTTGTTAACATTCACGACGGGAAAAAGTTGGGGCACGTGAACGATCTAGAGCTGGATCTCGAACGGGGACGCGTTGAAGCCATCGTAGTGCCCGCGTCTACGAAAGTATTCAGTCTGTTTGGAGGAGAGGAGTACGTCATTCCTTGGCGCAACATCGTAAAGATCGGCTCCGATGTCATCCTCGTGCGCTTACAGGGAATCCCTTCAAACCACGACGTCTACGACCCTGAAGAAAAACTTTACCAACGCTCCGTCATCACGGCGAAACATGGGCATAAAAACTGA
- the pgeF gene encoding peptidoglycan editing factor PgeF has product MEPFRYEKVQGIPVTVISDWLKESPTLAAGMSAGQHYGLHREQDDPRAVVPNRDRLARALGFSLDAWTSATQVHGKNVVRVTRAERGAGNRKRETAIPAADGLVTDERDILLTAFYADCVPLLFWDSDRGAVGVAHAGWRGTVLGIAREMVERMKREFGTDPGSVRVAIGPSIGSCCYEVDDRVVDALKEQIPDLDDDIVHPKDNGRFMLDLKRANADILRQAGVENSRMSVTNFCTSCEEWLFFSHRRDGEKAGRMVAWIGIRKDES; this is encoded by the coding sequence GTGGAGCCATTTCGTTACGAAAAGGTGCAGGGGATACCTGTGACAGTGATTTCGGATTGGCTTAAGGAATCCCCGACACTTGCCGCTGGCATGAGCGCAGGACAGCACTACGGGTTACATCGGGAGCAGGACGACCCCCGCGCCGTCGTCCCGAACCGCGACAGACTGGCACGGGCGCTAGGGTTTTCCCTCGACGCTTGGACGAGTGCAACGCAAGTTCACGGAAAAAACGTCGTGCGGGTGACCCGGGCTGAGCGCGGTGCCGGCAATCGCAAGCGCGAAACGGCTATTCCAGCCGCTGACGGGCTTGTGACGGACGAAAGGGATATCCTTTTGACTGCATTTTACGCAGACTGTGTCCCGCTCTTGTTTTGGGACTCCGATCGTGGCGCCGTCGGAGTCGCCCATGCCGGTTGGCGAGGGACTGTTCTCGGGATTGCCCGGGAAATGGTGGAACGGATGAAGCGGGAATTCGGGACCGACCCGGGGTCCGTTCGCGTGGCGATTGGCCCTTCCATCGGTTCCTGCTGTTACGAAGTGGACGATCGCGTAGTCGATGCGCTGAAGGAACAAATCCCTGACTTGGACGACGACATCGTGCACCCCAAAGACAATGGACGGTTCATGCTGGATTTAAAACGGGCGAATGCGGACATCTTGAGGCAAGCCGGCGTCGAAAACAGTCGAATGTCCGTGACAAACTTTTGTACGAGTTGTGAAGAATGGCTGTTTTTCTCCCACCGGCGAGACGGTGAAAAGGCAGGTCGCATGGTAGCCTGGATCGGAATCAGAAAGGATGAATCGTAA
- a CDS encoding YggS family pyridoxal phosphate-dependent enzyme: protein MDSQTIARNIERVKATIADACRRSGRRPEDVRLIAVTKYVGIDTTRAVLDLGIEHIGENRVQEAVPKYDKLGSRGTWHFIGHLQSNKVKNVLGRFTYIHSLDRHSLAKEIQKRAAKRAMTVNCLLQVNVSGEKSKFGLAPSELVEFAKEVAEMSNIRIVGLMTMAPFVDNPEEVRPVFRELRSLRDQLYRLELPQVGKLELSMGMSNDYTVAIEEGATMVRLGSVLVGRES from the coding sequence GTGGACAGTCAGACAATTGCTCGCAACATTGAACGCGTAAAGGCAACGATCGCCGACGCCTGCCGTAGAAGCGGTCGAAGACCGGAAGACGTCAGGCTCATCGCCGTGACGAAATACGTCGGGATCGACACGACACGCGCTGTCCTCGATTTGGGGATCGAACACATCGGCGAAAACCGCGTTCAGGAAGCTGTACCGAAATACGACAAGCTCGGGTCAAGGGGAACGTGGCATTTCATCGGCCATTTGCAAAGCAACAAAGTGAAGAACGTCTTAGGCCGATTTACATATATACACTCATTAGACCGCCATTCTCTGGCTAAAGAAATACAAAAACGTGCGGCAAAACGCGCCATGACCGTGAACTGTCTTTTGCAAGTCAACGTGTCGGGGGAGAAGAGCAAATTCGGTCTGGCCCCGTCAGAATTAGTGGAGTTTGCAAAAGAAGTGGCAGAAATGTCGAACATCCGAATCGTAGGGTTAATGACGATGGCTCCTTTTGTCGACAACCCAGAAGAGGTGCGCCCCGTGTTCAGGGAATTGCGGTCACTGCGGGATCAACTTTACCGTTTAGAACTTCCGCAGGTTGGAAAGCTGGAACTGTCGATGGGGATGTCCAACGATTACACGGTCGCCATTGAAGAAGGAGCGACGATGGTCAGGTTGGGGTCCGTGTTAGTCGGACGTGAAAGCTGA
- a CDS encoding cell division protein SepF, with amino-acid sequence MFNRIMGYFGLQEEEEIYEEIEEPEQEERREDRKRRQSGNVVSLHSQKNVKLVLFEPRTYEEAQEIADHLRNRKPVVVNLQRMRKEQAVRMVDFLSGTVYAVNGNIQKLGHDIFLCTPDNVEVHGTITDMVKDDVDRA; translated from the coding sequence ATGTTCAACCGCATTATGGGGTATTTCGGTCTTCAGGAAGAAGAAGAGATTTACGAGGAAATCGAGGAACCTGAACAGGAAGAACGTAGAGAAGACCGAAAACGGCGGCAAAGTGGAAACGTCGTGTCACTACACAGTCAAAAAAACGTAAAATTGGTGTTGTTTGAACCGCGAACGTATGAAGAAGCACAAGAAATTGCCGATCATTTGCGTAACCGCAAGCCGGTCGTCGTCAACTTACAGCGGATGCGCAAAGAGCAGGCAGTCCGCATGGTCGACTTTTTGAGTGGAACCGTGTACGCCGTAAACGGAAATATACAGAAATTGGGGCACGACATTTTTTTGTGTACCCCGGATAACGTAGAAGTGCACGGAACGATCACGGATATGGTCAAGGATGACGTTGACAGGGCTTGA
- a CDS encoding YggT family protein: MFFNWLIDTVQMLFTIYFYVVFAYIIMSWVGGRDSAIGEVIGRVVEPYLAPFRRVIPPIGIFDFSPIVAMIALRFLELGVITVIRWIAGLIGS; the protein is encoded by the coding sequence ATGTTTTTCAACTGGTTAATTGACACTGTTCAAATGTTATTTACCATCTATTTTTACGTCGTGTTTGCGTACATCATTATGTCTTGGGTGGGAGGACGCGATTCTGCCATCGGGGAGGTTATCGGACGTGTGGTGGAACCGTACCTGGCTCCGTTTCGAAGAGTGATCCCGCCTATCGGCATTTTCGACTTTTCACCTATCGTCGCCATGATTGCTTTGCGATTTCTCGAACTCGGTGTCATCACAGTCATACGGTGGATTGCGGGGTTGATCGGTTCATGA
- a CDS encoding RNA-binding protein, with translation MKAEPSILQHFREDERPFIERVEELIERVTVRQRPELTNFLNPRQRSILRTLVQRSADVRCVFDGGYEQAEYKRCFIAPDYWQARPDEMDLRFLQIHGKSPFHTLHHRDYLGALLHLGIERDKIGDLLTVEDGCQVVTTREMGMYIRLNLKQVHRVRVTVEDIEREQLTVPEESLKERTVSVASRRLDAVLSAAYPLSRSKTVPLIQSGKCKLNWKVEQNPAATVSPGDTLSLRGYGRVRVLAVEGETKRGRTRLRIGSPTR, from the coding sequence ATGAAGGCTGAGCCTTCCATTTTGCAGCACTTTCGCGAAGACGAAAGGCCATTTATCGAACGTGTGGAAGAGTTGATCGAACGTGTCACTGTCCGCCAACGACCTGAACTGACGAATTTCTTAAATCCTCGACAGCGTTCGATTCTTCGTACGCTCGTACAGCGTTCCGCAGACGTCCGCTGCGTTTTCGACGGCGGGTACGAGCAGGCAGAGTACAAGCGGTGTTTCATAGCGCCGGATTACTGGCAAGCGCGGCCGGATGAGATGGACTTAAGGTTTTTGCAGATTCACGGGAAAAGTCCATTTCACACGCTTCACCACCGAGATTATTTGGGGGCCCTTTTACATTTAGGCATTGAACGTGACAAAATCGGAGATTTGCTCACTGTTGAAGACGGATGTCAGGTTGTGACGACGCGCGAGATGGGGATGTATATTCGACTCAACTTAAAGCAGGTGCACCGTGTCCGCGTGACTGTAGAAGACATAGAACGCGAACAGCTTACCGTGCCGGAAGAATCGTTAAAAGAGCGTACGGTTTCGGTTGCCTCCCGACGGTTAGACGCGGTTCTCAGTGCGGCATATCCCCTTTCCCGCAGCAAAACCGTGCCTCTCATCCAGTCGGGCAAGTGCAAGTTAAACTGGAAGGTGGAACAAAATCCGGCGGCCACGGTCAGTCCAGGGGATACACTGTCCTTGCGCGGTTACGGAAGAGTGCGTGTCTTGGCAGTGGAAGGTGAAACAAAGCGGGGACGCACGCGCTTGAGAATCGGAAGCCCAACTCGTTAA
- a CDS encoding DivIVA domain-containing protein, whose translation MPLTPLDIHNKQFSRSFRGYNEEEVNEFLDQIIKDLELIIKEKKKVEEENEELREKLSHFSNIEESLSKSILVAQETAEEVKANAKKEAQLIVKEAEKNADRIINDALAKARKISIEIDELKRRAATYQSRFRSLVEAQLEMLEHNSDWDVLKELEEEIEEVKEEVS comes from the coding sequence ATGCCCTTAACGCCTTTGGATATACATAATAAGCAATTTAGTCGCAGTTTTCGCGGTTATAACGAAGAAGAAGTGAACGAGTTTTTGGATCAAATTATTAAAGACTTAGAGCTTATCATAAAGGAAAAAAAGAAAGTAGAAGAGGAAAACGAAGAATTGCGGGAAAAGCTGAGCCACTTCTCCAATATAGAAGAGAGTTTGAGCAAATCGATTTTAGTGGCACAAGAGACAGCCGAAGAAGTGAAGGCCAACGCTAAAAAAGAAGCGCAACTCATCGTAAAAGAGGCAGAAAAAAATGCCGATCGCATTATCAACGACGCCTTGGCTAAAGCGAGGAAAATCTCCATCGAAATCGACGAGCTCAAACGCAGGGCGGCGACATACCAGTCGCGCTTTCGCAGCTTGGTGGAAGCCCAACTGGAGATGTTGGAACATAACAGCGATTGGGACGTATTGAAAGAGCTGGAAGAGGAAATAGAAGAAGTAAAGGAAGAGGTCTCTTAA
- the ileS gene encoding isoleucine--tRNA ligase, whose translation MDYGKTLNLPKTDFPMRGQLPKREPDIQKWWDDIDIYRQVQERQKGKPKFVLHDGPPYANGDIHIGHALNKILKDMIVRFRTMQGYDAPYVPGWDTHGLPIEQAIIKKEKLDRKNIPVNEFRKMCAEYAMKYLDIQRQQFKRLGVRGDWEDPYISLKPEYEAAQIRVFGEMAKKGYIYRGMKSVYWSPSSETALAEAEIEYKDKRSPSIYVKFPVKNGNGVVPERDAFVVIWTTTPWTIPANLAIALHEDFTYALVRAGGEQLVMARELVEQVMAKAEITDYDIVRTWKGSELAGVVCRHPLYDRESPIIFGDHVTLDSGTGCVHTAPGHGEEDFELGKKYNLGVLCPVNEKGVFTEGAPGFEGLFYDKANKPITAKLDEKGYVLKLEFITHQYPHDWRTKQPVIFRATEQWFASIDGFRHKMLEEIKNVKWIPHWGEVRLHNMIAERSDWCISRQRVWGVPLPIFYCNQCGHELITDETIDRIAELFAREGSSAWYEKTEEELLPDGAACTKCGHDSFTKETDTMDVWFDSGSSHVAVLQQREDLKWPADLYLEGSDQYRGWFNSSLSTSVAVYGQAPYKQVLSHGFTLDGEGQKMSKSLGNTVAPQDIMKQYGADILRLWVSSTDYQADVRISDDILKQISEVYRKIRNTMRFLLGNLNDFDPARHRVPYAELEELERYVLAKTQRLIGHVREAYDTYAFNNVYQAVHNYCTVFLSQFYFDIRKDRLYTEYRDAAVRRATQTVLYDVLTALVRLIAPVLAHTADEVWQYVPGTDVVSVQLTDFPQVDEARLDEDLERKWDKLSELRDNVLKALEEARQAKLIGNSLGASVELFPNESSYPLLKQVDRLDHWLIVSDVTLHEPGVASPEGAVQFDDLHVKVHKAEGSKCERCWTISPQVGQDKEYPDLCRRCATTVREHYADAMAND comes from the coding sequence ATGGATTACGGCAAAACGTTGAACTTACCGAAAACAGACTTTCCGATGCGCGGCCAATTGCCGAAGCGGGAGCCGGACATACAAAAGTGGTGGGACGATATCGACATTTACCGTCAGGTGCAAGAGCGGCAGAAGGGCAAACCGAAGTTCGTCCTCCACGACGGGCCGCCGTATGCCAACGGCGACATTCACATCGGCCACGCGTTGAACAAAATTTTGAAGGACATGATCGTCCGCTTCCGGACGATGCAAGGGTATGACGCACCGTACGTGCCGGGGTGGGACACACACGGCTTGCCGATTGAGCAGGCGATCATCAAAAAGGAAAAACTCGACCGCAAAAACATACCCGTCAACGAGTTCCGGAAGATGTGCGCCGAGTACGCTATGAAGTATTTGGACATTCAGCGGCAACAGTTTAAACGGCTCGGGGTGCGCGGCGATTGGGAGGACCCGTACATCTCGTTAAAGCCGGAATACGAGGCGGCGCAAATTCGCGTCTTCGGAGAGATGGCGAAGAAAGGGTACATTTACCGCGGCATGAAGTCCGTCTACTGGTCGCCTTCGTCGGAAACAGCGCTGGCCGAGGCGGAGATTGAGTACAAAGACAAGCGGTCCCCCTCGATTTACGTGAAGTTCCCGGTCAAAAACGGAAACGGCGTCGTACCGGAACGGGATGCGTTTGTCGTCATTTGGACGACGACGCCGTGGACGATCCCGGCGAACCTCGCCATCGCCTTGCACGAAGATTTTACGTACGCTTTAGTGCGCGCCGGCGGAGAGCAGCTGGTGATGGCCCGTGAGCTGGTAGAACAGGTGATGGCGAAAGCGGAAATAACCGACTACGACATCGTCCGGACGTGGAAGGGCAGCGAATTGGCCGGTGTCGTTTGCCGCCACCCACTGTACGACCGCGAAAGTCCAATTATTTTCGGCGATCACGTCACCCTCGATTCGGGGACCGGATGCGTGCACACGGCGCCCGGACACGGGGAGGAAGACTTTGAACTGGGGAAGAAGTACAATCTCGGCGTCCTGTGTCCGGTCAATGAGAAAGGCGTGTTTACAGAGGGCGCGCCTGGTTTTGAAGGGTTGTTTTACGATAAAGCGAACAAACCGATCACGGCGAAACTGGATGAGAAAGGTTATGTCTTAAAGCTGGAATTCATTACCCACCAGTACCCCCACGATTGGCGCACGAAACAACCGGTCATCTTCCGGGCGACCGAGCAGTGGTTTGCCTCCATCGACGGGTTTCGTCACAAGATGTTGGAGGAAATCAAGAACGTGAAGTGGATTCCGCACTGGGGAGAAGTGCGCTTGCACAACATGATTGCCGAGCGCAGCGACTGGTGCATTTCCCGTCAGCGGGTATGGGGGGTCCCGCTCCCGATTTTTTACTGCAATCAGTGCGGGCACGAGCTCATCACCGACGAGACGATCGACCGCATTGCCGAACTGTTCGCCCGGGAAGGGTCTTCCGCCTGGTACGAAAAGACAGAGGAAGAACTGCTCCCCGACGGTGCCGCTTGTACAAAGTGCGGACACGACTCGTTCACGAAAGAAACGGACACGATGGACGTCTGGTTTGACTCGGGCTCCAGTCACGTTGCCGTTCTGCAACAGAGGGAAGATTTGAAGTGGCCGGCAGACTTGTACCTGGAAGGGTCCGATCAGTACCGCGGCTGGTTTAACTCGTCCCTGTCCACGTCAGTGGCGGTGTACGGCCAGGCACCGTACAAACAAGTGTTGAGTCACGGGTTTACCCTTGACGGCGAGGGGCAGAAAATGTCCAAGTCCCTCGGGAACACTGTCGCCCCGCAAGACATTATGAAGCAGTACGGAGCCGACATTTTGCGGTTGTGGGTGTCCTCCACTGATTACCAGGCAGATGTGCGCATCTCCGACGACATTCTCAAGCAGATTTCGGAGGTGTACCGCAAAATTCGCAACACGATGCGTTTCTTGCTCGGAAACTTAAACGACTTTGACCCTGCCCGGCACCGGGTGCCGTACGCCGAGTTAGAGGAACTGGAACGCTACGTGTTGGCGAAGACACAACGGTTGATCGGTCACGTGAGGGAAGCGTACGACACGTACGCATTCAACAATGTGTATCAGGCTGTGCACAACTACTGCACCGTATTTTTGAGTCAATTTTACTTCGACATTCGCAAAGACCGCCTATACACGGAATACCGTGACGCAGCCGTAAGACGGGCGACACAGACGGTGCTGTACGATGTGCTCACGGCCCTCGTCCGCTTGATTGCACCAGTGCTTGCCCACACCGCAGACGAAGTGTGGCAGTACGTTCCGGGGACGGACGTCGTAAGCGTTCAGCTCACAGACTTCCCGCAAGTGGACGAGGCGCGGTTGGATGAGGATCTGGAGCGAAAGTGGGACAAATTGTCCGAGTTGCGCGACAACGTGTTGAAAGCACTGGAAGAAGCGCGACAGGCGAAATTAATCGGAAACTCCCTCGGCGCATCCGTCGAACTGTTTCCGAATGAGTCGTCTTACCCGTTGCTCAAACAAGTGGACCGCCTGGACCACTGGTTGATCGTCTCAGACGTGACGTTACACGAACCTGGAGTGGCCTCCCCTGAAGGGGCCGTTCAGTTCGACGATTTACACGTGAAAGTGCACAAAGCGGAAGGGAGTAAGTGCGAGCGGTGCTGGACGATTTCACCGCAAGTGGGGCAAGACAAAGAGTACCCGGACTTGTGCCGGCGCTGCGCCACGACGGTGAGGGAACATTATGCTGACGCGATGGCGAACGACTGA
- a CDS encoding TraR/DksA C4-type zinc finger protein — protein sequence MKREQLEQLREELLRERQELEARLQESEHGGLAVSMNDAIGELSGYDNHPADVGTELYERGKDIALSEQREKRLREIDEALDRMADGTYGVCAECGREVPYERLKANPAAKYCAEHQPRSDEIDRRPAEEDVLAPPFEKHQFDTGDFTGFDAEDAWQAVEQYGTSNPPDFYREGEHYNELGNEADERRGAVEDIEEVATTDTSGRSLKDGWADVTRNAAYRRLQAEEDAERS from the coding sequence GTGAAGCGCGAACAATTAGAACAACTCCGGGAAGAGCTGTTGCGAGAACGGCAGGAATTAGAGGCCCGCTTGCAGGAGAGTGAACATGGCGGATTGGCGGTCAGCATGAACGATGCCATCGGGGAGCTCTCGGGATACGACAACCATCCGGCCGACGTGGGAACGGAGCTGTACGAACGGGGGAAAGACATCGCGCTAAGCGAGCAAAGAGAAAAACGTCTTCGCGAGATCGATGAAGCGTTAGACAGAATGGCTGACGGAACTTACGGGGTTTGTGCTGAATGCGGCCGGGAAGTGCCGTATGAGCGGTTGAAAGCCAATCCGGCAGCCAAATACTGTGCAGAACACCAACCGCGGAGCGATGAGATCGACCGCCGGCCTGCCGAAGAAGACGTGCTCGCTCCTCCGTTTGAGAAGCACCAATTCGATACGGGCGATTTTACCGGTTTTGATGCTGAGGACGCGTGGCAAGCGGTGGAACAGTACGGCACCTCCAATCCGCCGGATTTTTACCGGGAAGGGGAACACTACAACGAGTTGGGCAACGAAGCGGACGAACGCCGCGGCGCGGTAGAAGACATTGAGGAGGTGGCGACGACGGACACATCCGGCAGGTCGCTCAAAGACGGTTGGGCGGACGTGACGCGGAATGCGGCCTACCGTCGCCTACAGGCCGAAGAAGACGCGGAACGGTCTTAA
- the lspA gene encoding signal peptidase II, with protein MIYYVVALIVVVIDQVTKYMIVKTMELSETIPLIEGVFHITSHRNRGAAFGILQDARWFFIVITVIVVAAIVWYMPRIRGQKVSLWGFTLILGGAVGNFIDRLLKGEVVDFLDFRLIHFPIFNVADSCIVIGVGLLLLDTLREAKQAKSVERLKVEVEDEP; from the coding sequence ATAATTTACTACGTTGTCGCTCTCATCGTCGTCGTCATCGACCAGGTCACGAAATACATGATCGTCAAAACGATGGAGCTGTCAGAGACGATTCCGCTCATCGAAGGAGTCTTTCACATCACGTCGCACCGCAACCGGGGAGCGGCCTTTGGAATTCTCCAGGATGCACGTTGGTTTTTTATTGTCATAACAGTGATCGTCGTGGCGGCGATCGTCTGGTACATGCCGCGCATTCGAGGCCAAAAGGTATCATTGTGGGGTTTTACTCTCATCTTGGGGGGAGCTGTCGGCAATTTTATCGACCGACTGCTTAAGGGAGAAGTCGTCGACTTTTTAGATTTTCGCCTCATCCATTTCCCCATTTTCAACGTGGCAGATTCGTGCATCGTGATCGGGGTCGGGCTGCTGTTGTTGGACACACTGCGCGAGGCGAAACAGGCAAAATCGGTCGAGCGGCTAAAAGTCGAGGTTGAGGACGAACCGTGA